The Deltaproteobacteria bacterium genome window below encodes:
- the ruvA gene encoding Holliday junction branch migration protein RuvA, with protein MIGWLSGTVFAREPIAGEVILDVGGVGYQIAVSLQTLAAVPECGRPCALWIHTHVREDALALFGFADPIERRAFRLLLGVPQVGPKLAIGVLGGFPLAELLAAIEGEQRTLLERIPGVGKRTAERILLDLKDKVGVLRDQLGSGRAPSQPVTPDGSSFADDARAVLVNLGWKVKDVDAALTKVDDGEQPSLDALVRRALAQLMSRP; from the coding sequence ATGATCGGCTGGCTGTCCGGCACTGTGTTTGCGCGCGAGCCGATTGCCGGCGAGGTCATCCTCGACGTCGGCGGCGTCGGCTATCAGATCGCGGTCTCGCTGCAGACCCTCGCGGCGGTGCCCGAGTGCGGCCGGCCCTGCGCGCTGTGGATCCACACCCACGTGCGCGAGGACGCGTTGGCGCTGTTCGGCTTCGCCGATCCCATCGAGCGCCGCGCGTTCCGGTTGCTGCTGGGTGTGCCGCAGGTCGGGCCCAAGCTCGCCATCGGTGTGCTCGGCGGGTTCCCGCTGGCGGAGCTGCTGGCGGCCATCGAGGGCGAGCAGCGCACGCTGCTCGAGCGCATCCCGGGGGTCGGCAAGCGCACCGCGGAGCGCATCCTCCTCGACCTGAAGGACAAGGTCGGCGTGCTGCGCGACCAGCTCGGCAGCGGCCGCGCGCCGAGTCAGCCGGTCACGCCCGACGGGTCGAGCTTCGCCGACGACGCTCGCGCCGTGCTGGTCAACCTCGGCTGGAAGGTGAAGGACGTCGACGCGGCGCTCACCAAGGTCGACGACGGCGAGCAGCCCTCGCTCGACGCGCTGGTGCGAAGGGCGCTCGCGCAGCTGATGTCGCGGCCGTGA
- a CDS encoding AMP-binding protein gives MADGHFHARIVEAVDRSGTPRSVYSQDTTLSRRGLLTRAERRARELAGMGVGPRDLVALSMGNVAEFLILLVALSKLDAVAMPVDPANGDGTLLRATERLPVRAVIRRPRGLETAALDYPAGYIVRSRKRLTSSLLTVDILEPPESLAALPIGRDVELVMEARGIGGVLRDTLRTGAQLREIGRAARSTLALDAGAKILCAQPFTVPRFFDPVVLGWLESEAQLVMAEGPAPGSVVPIARTTENLVVVESVRQLIDLARAVRAGGATLPIVPVIPQATVPIENGRMFKQAFGTSLRQLLLLEEVGVLAARVMERGEHFVPAAGVELCAGAAMACGGDEVLVRTAQRSTTLPELPAGHPGAPAQDDFVHTGYAARFKQQQLLEIVGRDDGLVNLEGRRACLDSIEEAMLQHRRLTWARATLEHTGDGDPQVLLEYAATGETELDDIEEHAVGYLPPFMVPRRFERVLPSD, from the coding sequence ATGGCGGACGGACACTTCCACGCTCGAATCGTCGAGGCGGTCGATCGCTCGGGGACACCCCGCTCGGTCTACAGCCAAGACACCACCCTCAGCCGCCGCGGCCTGCTGACCCGCGCCGAGCGACGCGCGCGCGAGCTGGCCGGCATGGGCGTGGGCCCGCGCGATCTGGTGGCGTTGTCGATGGGCAACGTCGCCGAGTTCCTGATCCTGCTGGTCGCGCTGTCGAAGCTCGACGCGGTGGCGATGCCGGTCGATCCGGCCAACGGCGACGGCACGCTGCTGCGGGCGACCGAGCGCCTGCCGGTGCGCGCGGTCATCCGACGGCCGCGTGGGCTCGAGACCGCCGCGCTCGATTACCCCGCGGGCTACATCGTCCGCTCGCGCAAGCGACTCACCTCGTCGCTGCTGACGGTCGACATCCTCGAGCCACCCGAGTCGCTCGCTGCGCTGCCGATCGGTCGCGACGTGGAGCTGGTGATGGAGGCGCGGGGCATCGGCGGCGTGCTGCGCGACACCCTGCGGACCGGCGCGCAGCTGCGGGAGATCGGCCGCGCGGCCCGGTCGACGCTCGCGCTCGACGCGGGCGCGAAGATCCTCTGCGCGCAGCCGTTCACGGTGCCGCGCTTCTTCGATCCCGTGGTGCTGGGCTGGCTGGAGTCGGAGGCCCAGCTGGTGATGGCCGAGGGGCCCGCGCCCGGCAGCGTGGTGCCGATCGCCCGTACCACCGAGAACCTCGTGGTGGTCGAGTCGGTGCGCCAGCTCATCGACCTCGCTCGCGCCGTGCGGGCCGGCGGGGCCACGCTGCCGATCGTGCCGGTCATCCCGCAGGCGACGGTCCCGATCGAGAACGGCCGCATGTTCAAGCAGGCCTTCGGCACCTCGCTGCGACAGCTGCTGCTGCTGGAGGAGGTCGGGGTGCTCGCGGCGCGGGTGATGGAGCGCGGTGAGCACTTCGTGCCGGCCGCCGGCGTCGAGCTGTGTGCCGGCGCCGCGATGGCGTGCGGCGGCGACGAGGTGCTGGTGCGCACCGCCCAGCGCTCGACCACGCTCCCCGAGCTGCCCGCCGGCCACCCCGGCGCGCCGGCGCAGGACGACTTCGTGCACACCGGCTACGCGGCGCGCTTCAAGCAGCAACAGCTGCTCGAGATCGTCGGTCGCGACGACGGCCTGGTGAACCTCGAGGGGCGCCGCGCGTGCCTCGACAGCATCGAAGAGGCGATGCTGCAGCACCGCCGCCTGACCTGGGCCCGCGCCACGCTCGAGCACACCGGCGACGGCGATCCACAGGTGCTGCTCGAGTACGCCGCCACCGGCGAGACCGAGCTCGACGACATCGAAGAGCACGCGGTCGGCTACCTACCGCCATTCATGGTGCCGCGTCGCTTCGAGCGCGTGCTGCCCAGCGATTGA
- the miaA gene encoding tRNA (adenosine(37)-N6)-dimethylallyltransferase MiaA — protein sequence MSGALPRALAVVGPTAAGKGALGRAIARRLGRAVFVCDSVKVYRGLDVGSGKPDHATRGDVPHELLDLVDPDASFSAGDWAERAWALHARRPGVIVGGTGFYLRQFAWRGSEPDDPAAPDRARDDPERVAFDEAWRAREHAEPGAIWRALEAIDPASADAIHPANVVRALRALWLCSRAGAPLSATRAADPPRPRVELMLIVLDPGPEALAGRIERRVDAMLAAGFVDEVERLVASGYHGGHKAMQSLGYRQLLELVHGRTDLQAARANVIVATRQLAKRQRTYFRHQFPGVRVHAIASEAECPWPAIERFVAGDGVDHDQ from the coding sequence GTGAGCGGGGCGCTGCCGCGGGCGTTGGCGGTGGTCGGTCCGACCGCCGCGGGCAAGGGCGCGCTCGGTCGGGCGATCGCACGTCGACTCGGTCGTGCGGTGTTCGTGTGCGACTCGGTGAAGGTCTACCGCGGGCTCGACGTCGGCAGCGGCAAGCCCGACCACGCGACCCGCGGCGACGTGCCGCACGAGCTGCTCGATCTGGTCGATCCCGATGCGAGCTTCTCGGCCGGCGACTGGGCCGAGCGCGCGTGGGCCCTGCACGCGCGGCGGCCGGGCGTCATCGTCGGTGGCACCGGCTTCTACCTGCGGCAGTTCGCGTGGCGGGGCAGCGAGCCCGACGATCCCGCAGCGCCCGATCGTGCGCGCGACGACCCCGAGCGGGTCGCATTCGACGAGGCCTGGCGCGCGCGCGAGCACGCCGAGCCGGGCGCGATCTGGCGGGCGCTCGAGGCCATCGATCCGGCCAGCGCCGATGCCATCCACCCCGCCAACGTCGTGCGTGCGCTGCGGGCGTTGTGGCTGTGCAGCCGCGCGGGCGCGCCGCTGTCGGCCACGCGCGCGGCCGACCCGCCCCGGCCGCGGGTCGAGCTGATGCTCATCGTGCTCGACCCCGGCCCGGAGGCGCTGGCGGGCCGCATCGAACGACGCGTCGACGCCATGCTCGCGGCGGGCTTCGTGGACGAGGTGGAGCGGCTGGTCGCGAGCGGTTATCATGGCGGCCACAAGGCGATGCAGAGTCTCGGCTATCGACAGCTGCTCGAGCTCGTGCACGGGCGCACCGACCTCCAGGCCGCGCGTGCGAACGTGATCGTCGCGACGCGTCAGCTCGCCAAGCGGCAGCGCACGTACTTCCGCCACCAGTTCCCCGGCGTGCGCGTGCACGCAATCGCGAGCGAGGCCGAGTGCCCGTGGCCCGCGATCGAGCGCTTCGTCGCCGGCGATGGAGTCGACCATGACCAGTAA
- the ruvC gene encoding crossover junction endodeoxyribonuclease RuvC — protein MTAPRSVGAAAPAGARILGIDPGTLRLGYAVIEAVWAAGRPRLHYLECGVIKAPTGDIATRLFAIATDLAEVITEFAPRECAIEKAFGGKNPASALALGQARGAVMLLAAQHGMASHEYAPAYVKRMIAGHGAATKAAIAQRVQLLFELVRPPAADAADALAIACCHALVRS, from the coding sequence ATGACGGCACCGCGCAGCGTCGGCGCGGCGGCCCCGGCGGGCGCGCGCATCCTCGGCATCGACCCCGGCACGCTGCGCCTGGGCTACGCCGTCATCGAGGCGGTGTGGGCCGCCGGCCGACCGCGCCTGCACTACCTCGAGTGCGGCGTGATCAAGGCGCCGACCGGCGACATCGCGACCCGACTGTTCGCGATCGCGACCGATCTCGCCGAGGTGATCACGGAGTTCGCACCCCGCGAGTGCGCGATCGAGAAGGCCTTCGGGGGCAAGAACCCCGCCAGCGCGCTGGCGCTCGGGCAGGCCCGCGGTGCGGTGATGCTGCTGGCCGCGCAGCACGGCATGGCCAGCCACGAGTACGCGCCGGCCTACGTCAAGCGCATGATCGCGGGGCACGGCGCCGCGACCAAGGCGGCGATCGCCCAGCGCGTGCAGCTGCTGTTCGAGCTGGTGCGGCCGCCCGCGGCGGATGCCGCCGATGCCCTGGCGATCGCGTGCTGCCACGCGCTGGTCCGCAGCTGA
- a CDS encoding ATP-dependent RecD-like DNA helicase produces the protein MLRAEAMVGPSPSTVPAAAPSLDGTVERVVYHDERTRYTVLRLSVRGHTELVTAVGRMLLPEVGAQVVAHGDWEQHPSHGKQFRVDRLQVEVPTTLAGIERRLTRYPGIKDVMAARIVARFGLDTLSILDSQPRRLLEIEGIGARTLEKVIEHHAQQVGPLAQLESQLLELDLPAWLAAPILERFGSEAITVVQSRPYRLAREVRGIGFTTADRMARTLGLAPDSPERIEAGILHAMETAEQDGNCALPIEVLVRKAAMALGVGEDPVRDAGERMVEAGDLLLEYGNDDTPLCFSPQLVAAEQAVVEALATIALAPRSHWSLVELPPHLSAGQVEAVRAVADHGVVILTGGPGTGKSTVVREILALARAHHEPLILCAPTGRAAKRLEQAAGHAAKTVHRMLEFQPETGRFAYGPGNPLPPGLLVVDESSMLDVQLAAALFGALTPAHRLVVVGDGDQLPSVGPGNVLCDIVTAAQSPGSPLSHVRLSEVFRQAAGSTIVENAHRILHGDRLRTDEPGRDGKGEFFVVHARSAEHAHELCVRLATERIPEAYGLDGARDVQLLCPMHKGRAGTEALNEALSARHTAGMPELTVEGARGQVLRRFRVGDRVMQTRNDYGKGVFNGDVGRVASVDPGTKSLVVDMDGIKVGYVGHEATALGLAYAVSIHKSQGSEFPAVIVTLLPEHHVMLRRNLLYTAITRARALCVVVGDPRAIDQAIARTDGARRHTGLARRLREALGSVVV, from the coding sequence ATGCTGCGCGCGGAAGCGATGGTGGGTCCTTCGCCGAGTACCGTGCCCGCGGCGGCGCCGAGCCTCGACGGCACCGTCGAGCGCGTCGTCTATCACGACGAGCGCACGCGCTACACCGTGCTGCGGCTGTCGGTGCGCGGTCACACCGAGCTGGTGACCGCGGTCGGGCGCATGCTGTTGCCCGAGGTCGGGGCGCAGGTGGTCGCCCACGGCGACTGGGAGCAGCACCCCAGCCACGGCAAGCAGTTCCGGGTCGACCGCCTGCAGGTCGAGGTGCCGACCACGCTCGCCGGCATCGAGCGTCGCTTGACCCGCTACCCCGGCATCAAGGACGTGATGGCCGCCCGCATCGTCGCGCGCTTCGGGCTCGACACGCTGTCGATCCTCGACAGCCAACCGCGGCGGCTGCTCGAGATCGAGGGCATCGGCGCCCGCACGCTCGAGAAGGTCATCGAACACCACGCCCAGCAGGTCGGTCCGCTGGCACAGCTCGAGTCGCAGCTGCTCGAGCTCGATCTGCCAGCGTGGTTGGCCGCGCCGATCCTCGAGCGCTTCGGCAGTGAGGCCATCACGGTGGTGCAGTCGCGGCCGTATCGATTGGCCCGCGAGGTGCGGGGCATCGGCTTCACCACCGCCGATCGCATGGCGCGGACGTTGGGCCTCGCGCCCGACAGCCCCGAGCGCATCGAGGCCGGCATCTTGCACGCGATGGAGACCGCCGAGCAGGACGGCAACTGTGCGCTGCCGATCGAGGTGCTCGTGCGCAAGGCCGCGATGGCGCTCGGGGTCGGTGAGGATCCGGTGCGCGACGCCGGCGAGCGCATGGTCGAGGCCGGTGACCTGCTGCTCGAGTACGGCAACGACGACACGCCGCTGTGCTTCTCACCGCAGCTGGTGGCCGCCGAGCAGGCGGTCGTCGAGGCGCTCGCGACCATCGCCCTGGCGCCGCGGTCCCACTGGAGTCTGGTCGAGCTGCCGCCGCACCTCAGCGCGGGGCAGGTCGAGGCCGTGCGCGCGGTCGCGGACCACGGTGTCGTGATCCTCACCGGTGGCCCCGGCACCGGCAAGAGCACGGTCGTGCGCGAGATCCTGGCGTTGGCGCGGGCCCACCACGAGCCGCTGATCCTGTGCGCGCCGACCGGTCGCGCCGCCAAGCGACTCGAGCAGGCCGCCGGCCACGCGGCCAAGACCGTACATCGCATGCTCGAGTTCCAGCCCGAGACCGGCCGCTTCGCCTACGGGCCGGGCAACCCGCTGCCGCCGGGCCTGTTGGTGGTCGACGAGAGCTCGATGCTCGACGTGCAGCTCGCCGCCGCGTTGTTCGGCGCACTCACCCCCGCGCACCGGCTGGTGGTGGTGGGCGATGGCGATCAGCTGCCGTCGGTGGGACCGGGCAACGTGCTGTGCGACATCGTGACGGCGGCGCAGAGTCCGGGCTCGCCGCTGTCGCACGTGCGACTGTCGGAGGTGTTCCGCCAGGCCGCGGGCAGCACCATCGTCGAGAACGCGCACCGCATCCTGCACGGCGATCGCCTGCGCACCGACGAGCCCGGCCGCGATGGCAAGGGCGAGTTCTTCGTCGTCCACGCGCGCTCCGCCGAGCACGCCCACGAGCTGTGCGTGCGGCTCGCGACCGAGCGCATCCCCGAGGCCTATGGGCTCGACGGCGCCCGCGACGTGCAGCTGCTGTGTCCGATGCACAAGGGCCGCGCCGGCACCGAGGCGCTCAACGAGGCGCTGTCGGCCCGCCACACCGCCGGGATGCCCGAGCTCACGGTCGAGGGCGCGCGCGGGCAGGTGCTGCGTCGCTTCCGGGTCGGCGATCGCGTGATGCAGACCCGCAACGACTACGGCAAGGGCGTGTTCAACGGCGACGTCGGTCGGGTCGCGTCGGTCGACCCGGGCACGAAGTCGTTGGTCGTCGACATGGACGGCATCAAGGTCGGCTACGTCGGCCACGAGGCGACCGCGCTGGGGCTGGCCTATGCGGTGTCGATCCACAAGAGCCAGGGCAGCGAGTTTCCGGCGGTGATCGTCACGCTGCTGCCGGAGCACCACGTGATGCTGCGACGCAACCTGCTCTACACCGCGATCACGCGCGCGCGGGCGCTGTGCGTGGTGGTCGGCGATCCGCGGGCCATCGATCAGGCCATCGCGCGCACCGACGGCGCGCGACGTCACACCGGCCTGGCCCGTCGCCTGCGCGAGGCGTTGGGCAGCGTGGTGGTATGA
- a CDS encoding penicillin-binding protein, with amino-acid sequence MSNGRSTRGGLGGLGALFFLGTLGAIAIYVQRQSGPQEVDLPRTAATAIDEPAPAAVTPALPWADRLDLAAARLLPFQAPEVPPAAPGDAKAKPKKPTVAEGRLVQELGDGHRIMLTIDPSLQDAALQIFRNREVPYAAAVMLDVRDNSVLVMAGHSSMDPQVDPLEIVATAWAPAASVFKLVTTAGLLASGAATAGTQACFSGGLHGITDDELRDVPGRDTQCASLSSAVAHSYNLVIGKLALAHLGQDQLADIARTFLFEQDIPFEFNIERSPAHIPSEPLERAKVAAGFWNIDMSPMHGAVLASIFARGGLYQPPHVIAQVLGPDGADLTPAALPSERVIGREVSDAIATMMEATTTEGTARASFRDAQGNDYIQGVRVAGKTGSLTGRRAPALNYNWFIGFAPADRPEIAFAVLLANGPAWRIKAHYAARRMVQLYLERRDAIARARDARLTADGVILPERDASGVLVATTATPPSPGEPAAPALPPPPSPGPSPALPPPPATALPPVPGPLPKPPTASPSPPTPMGG; translated from the coding sequence GTGTCGAATGGCAGATCCACACGTGGCGGGCTTGGCGGCCTGGGCGCGCTGTTCTTCCTCGGCACCCTGGGCGCGATCGCGATCTACGTGCAGCGGCAGTCGGGCCCGCAGGAGGTCGATCTGCCCCGCACCGCGGCCACCGCGATCGACGAACCCGCGCCCGCCGCGGTGACGCCCGCGCTGCCGTGGGCCGACCGTCTCGACCTCGCGGCCGCGCGACTGCTGCCGTTCCAGGCGCCCGAAGTGCCCCCGGCGGCGCCCGGTGACGCCAAGGCGAAACCCAAGAAGCCCACGGTCGCCGAGGGTCGGCTGGTGCAGGAGCTCGGCGACGGTCATCGCATCATGCTGACGATCGACCCCTCGCTGCAGGACGCCGCGCTGCAGATCTTCCGCAACCGCGAGGTGCCCTACGCGGCGGCGGTGATGCTCGACGTGCGCGACAACTCGGTGCTGGTGATGGCCGGTCACTCGAGCATGGATCCGCAGGTCGATCCGCTCGAGATCGTCGCGACCGCATGGGCGCCGGCAGCATCGGTGTTCAAGCTCGTGACCACCGCGGGGCTGCTCGCCAGCGGTGCCGCGACCGCGGGCACGCAGGCGTGCTTCTCCGGCGGCCTGCACGGCATCACCGACGACGAGCTGCGCGACGTGCCCGGCCGCGACACACAGTGCGCGAGCCTGTCGTCGGCGGTGGCCCACAGCTACAACCTCGTGATCGGCAAGCTCGCGCTGGCGCACCTCGGCCAGGATCAGCTCGCGGACATCGCTCGCACGTTCCTGTTCGAGCAGGACATCCCGTTCGAGTTCAACATCGAACGATCACCTGCGCACATCCCCAGCGAGCCGCTCGAGCGGGCGAAGGTCGCCGCCGGCTTCTGGAACATCGACATGAGTCCGATGCACGGCGCGGTGCTGGCCAGCATCTTCGCGCGCGGCGGGCTCTACCAGCCGCCCCACGTGATCGCACAGGTGCTCGGCCCCGACGGCGCCGACCTGACGCCGGCCGCGTTGCCGAGCGAGCGCGTGATCGGTCGCGAGGTCTCGGATGCGATCGCCACGATGATGGAGGCGACCACCACCGAGGGCACCGCACGCGCGAGCTTTCGCGACGCGCAGGGCAACGACTACATCCAGGGCGTGCGCGTGGCCGGCAAGACCGGCAGCCTCACCGGACGACGTGCGCCGGCCCTCAACTACAACTGGTTCATCGGCTTCGCGCCGGCGGATCGGCCCGAGATCGCCTTCGCGGTGCTGCTGGCCAACGGGCCGGCGTGGCGCATCAAGGCCCACTACGCGGCCCGCCGCATGGTCCAGCTCTACCTCGAGCGCCGCGACGCGATCGCCCGTGCGCGCGACGCTCGGCTCACCGCCGACGGCGTGATCCTCCCCGAGCGCGACGCCTCCGGTGTGCTGGTGGCCACCACGGCCACGCCGCCCAGCCCGGGCGAGCCCGCCGCGCCGGCCCTGCCGCCGCCGCCCAGCCCCGGACCGAGCCCGGCCCTGCCGCCGCCTCCGGCGACCGCGCTGCCGCCGGTGCCGGGCCCGCTGCCCAAGCCACCGACGGCGAGCCCGAGCCCGCCGACGCCGATGGGTGGTTGA
- a CDS encoding GGDEF domain-containing protein — MRDETIVTVIHKVEDTGMQRRKKDACIVVIYGAELGRKYAIEGREMTIGRATVNDICVSQDSVSRTHATIMVDEHGVKIRDNVSTNGTYVNDHKIHEVYLKDGDLIKVGRSIFKFLTGDNIESSYHEEIYRLSTVDGLTQIFNKRYFIETLERELSRARRYDRPLALMMFDIDHFKKCNDTYGHRAGDHVLRHMADLVRQRARKVDVIARYGGEEFAVVLPEIDLAGAAQFGESLRKMVEDEEFVFEGRRIPLAVSVGVADLDPAIASADDLIKKADARLYRAKQSGRNRIIADDG; from the coding sequence ATGCGCGACGAAACAATCGTCACCGTCATCCACAAGGTGGAAGACACCGGCATGCAACGCCGGAAGAAGGACGCGTGCATCGTCGTGATCTACGGTGCCGAGCTCGGCCGCAAGTATGCGATCGAGGGTCGCGAGATGACCATCGGTCGCGCGACGGTCAACGACATCTGCGTCAGCCAGGACTCGGTCTCGCGGACCCACGCGACCATCATGGTCGACGAGCACGGCGTGAAGATCCGCGACAACGTGTCGACCAACGGCACCTACGTCAACGACCACAAGATCCACGAGGTCTATCTGAAGGACGGCGACCTCATCAAGGTCGGTCGCTCGATCTTCAAGTTCCTCACCGGCGACAACATCGAGAGCTCGTACCACGAGGAGATCTATCGCCTGTCGACCGTCGACGGGCTGACCCAGATCTTCAACAAGCGCTACTTCATCGAGACGCTGGAGCGCGAGCTCAGCCGCGCCCGCCGCTACGACCGGCCGCTGGCGTTGATGATGTTCGACATCGATCACTTCAAGAAGTGCAACGACACCTACGGGCACCGCGCGGGTGACCACGTGCTGCGGCACATGGCCGACCTCGTCCGGCAGCGCGCCCGCAAGGTCGACGTGATCGCGCGCTACGGCGGCGAGGAGTTCGCGGTGGTGCTGCCGGAGATCGATCTGGCTGGCGCCGCGCAGTTCGGCGAGAGCCTGCGCAAGATGGTCGAGGACGAGGAGTTCGTGTTCGAGGGCCGCCGCATCCCGCTGGCGGTCTCGGTGGGCGTGGCCGACCTCGACCCCGCGATCGCCTCCGCCGACGACCTCATCAAGAAGGCCGATGCGCGGCTGTATCGCGCCAAGCAGAGCGGCCGTAACCGCATCATCGCCGACGACGGTTGA
- a CDS encoding ATP-binding protein gives MSGPAPIRLLPSELADQIAAGEVVERPASIVKELLDNAIDAGATRVELELVAGGTARILVIDDGRGIEAEQLPLALVRHATSKLATAADLVEPSWLGFRGEALASIAAVAHVTIESRTAMAAHGTRLRSLAGLPPTAEPCGGVPGTRVEIENLFVNVPARRKFLRSPATEFTHCLDTALRIALVHHDVALRVRHEGRLVFEAPREDGDARIERMLVRRGAQGLRRVAGEFDGVQVRAFVGQGSSERGELTVVVRRRVVRERAIARIVHECFDDPRLVACVWMEPAHGEVDVNVHPQKSEVRFADAQRIYGALRRALASLAQAPLHDRRGDAKAELPPPARAELGGARSGLPTPVRAEPPAPALFEVEPEPAPPRYALRTMAASPDYGRARDELRAQATALAGLTAVGDAAPRGAAEATPAAMPPARDEPVLVDCLPGPIALVRHGDALLAMDLRRVRAFLLQRRLQAELGGGELSAQALLVPAVVRLPADALASCEHEAARLAALGLVVERFGDDAVIVRAVPATLRAVVDELDVAALLTKVLPYLRAPSGAVGSPTQALAEFAAADVAPRFVRGFVRELFDAGVVLDEVPGVRRWSAAELVEHPRGSR, from the coding sequence GTGAGCGGCCCCGCGCCGATCCGGCTGTTGCCGAGCGAGCTCGCCGACCAGATCGCCGCCGGCGAGGTGGTCGAGCGACCGGCCTCGATCGTCAAGGAGCTGCTCGACAACGCCATCGATGCCGGGGCCACGCGCGTGGAGCTCGAGCTGGTCGCCGGCGGCACCGCGCGCATCCTCGTGATCGACGACGGTCGCGGCATCGAGGCCGAGCAGCTGCCGCTGGCGCTGGTGCGCCACGCGACCAGCAAGCTCGCGACCGCGGCCGATCTGGTCGAGCCGTCGTGGTTGGGCTTCCGCGGTGAGGCGCTCGCGAGCATCGCAGCGGTGGCCCACGTGACGATCGAGAGCCGCACCGCGATGGCGGCCCACGGCACGCGCCTGCGGAGCCTCGCCGGACTGCCGCCCACCGCCGAGCCCTGCGGCGGCGTGCCCGGCACGCGGGTCGAGATCGAGAACCTGTTCGTCAACGTGCCCGCGCGGCGCAAGTTCCTGCGCTCGCCGGCGACCGAGTTCACCCACTGCCTCGACACCGCGCTGCGCATCGCGTTGGTCCACCACGACGTCGCGCTGCGCGTGCGCCACGAGGGCCGCCTGGTGTTCGAGGCCCCGCGCGAGGACGGCGACGCCCGCATCGAGCGGATGTTGGTGCGTCGCGGCGCGCAGGGCCTGCGACGCGTGGCCGGCGAGTTCGACGGCGTGCAGGTGCGCGCGTTCGTGGGGCAGGGCAGCAGCGAGCGCGGCGAGCTCACGGTGGTCGTGCGGCGTCGGGTGGTGCGCGAGCGGGCGATCGCCCGCATCGTGCACGAGTGCTTCGACGATCCGCGGCTGGTCGCGTGCGTGTGGATGGAGCCCGCCCACGGCGAGGTCGACGTCAACGTGCACCCGCAGAAGTCCGAGGTCCGCTTTGCCGACGCGCAGCGCATCTACGGTGCCCTGCGCCGTGCGTTGGCCTCGCTCGCCCAGGCCCCGCTGCACGACCGACGCGGCGACGCGAAGGCGGAGCTGCCCCCGCCGGCGCGCGCCGAGCTCGGGGGCGCGCGGTCGGGCCTGCCGACGCCGGTGCGCGCCGAGCCACCCGCGCCGGCGCTGTTCGAGGTCGAGCCCGAGCCCGCGCCGCCCCGCTACGCCCTGCGCACGATGGCCGCGTCGCCCGACTACGGCCGTGCGCGCGACGAGCTGCGCGCGCAGGCGACCGCGCTCGCCGGGCTGACCGCGGTCGGCGACGCAGCGCCGCGCGGGGCTGCCGAGGCGACGCCCGCCGCGATGCCACCGGCGCGCGACGAACCCGTGTTGGTCGACTGCCTGCCCGGTCCGATCGCGCTGGTGCGCCACGGCGACGCGCTGTTGGCGATGGATCTGCGGCGGGTGCGGGCGTTCCTGCTGCAGCGGCGGCTGCAGGCCGAGCTCGGGGGCGGCGAGCTCAGTGCGCAGGCGTTGTTGGTGCCGGCCGTGGTGCGGCTGCCCGCCGACGCGCTGGCGTCGTGCGAGCACGAGGCGGCGCGGCTGGCAGCGCTGGGTCTCGTGGTCGAACGCTTCGGCGACGACGCGGTGATCGTGCGCGCGGTGCCGGCGACGCTGCGGGCGGTGGTCGACGAGCTCGACGTCGCGGCGTTGTTGACCAAGGTGCTGCCGTACCTGCGCGCGCCCTCGGGTGCCGTCGGGTCGCCGACGCAGGCGCTGGCCGAGTTCGCCGCGGCCGACGTCGCACCTCGCTTCGTCCGCGGCTTCGTGCGCGAGCTGTTCGATGCCGGCGTCGTGCTCGACGAGGTGCCCGGCGTGCGTCGCTGGAGCGCCGCCGAGCTGGTCGAGCACCCCCGAGGTTCGCGGTGA